The Gossypium hirsutum isolate 1008001.06 chromosome A03, Gossypium_hirsutum_v2.1, whole genome shotgun sequence genome contains the following window.
cgtcaatcaactagttgttATCTCAGCAAGATCTTTCGATCTTCTACTCAAATAACAACTtggtaagaactacttatcttcagACCTCACAATCTATACCagtttggggtgaaggtgttcatggataggtcataccaattttaggttatttcccaccttgatgactttccAAGGTTGTCAGGCATAGGGTTTGTTTTACGTTCTTCCTTTCCTAAACAGTTGATCCTTTGAGTACCCCTACAAAACAATTAACAGATCATACTTCCACtagctaatcccccatagagggattGGTTTCTCATGGTCTCCATAGACAATATAGAATCGATATAAAGAGAAAACATGCTAAATAAATCGACAATATAGAGTTTATGAAAGAGTCCGATTGTATTAAGATTAATTGCGAATCCACAAGGTTTGATTGTCTTCATAATACAGATATCTCAAAATAGAACAAGAACGAATGAAAATAAATCTAACTTAAGAAAGAGAAAACTAAACTGAAATTAAAAGACTAATTCTAGGCTAAGTGAATGGTGTCTTTTCCATGTGagaaaggagcctatttatagatctcAGGTGGTCGTCTTCCTTAACCCTAAGTTAGCTGACGTTCTCGAGCTCTAAGTTTGATTTTACAGACCAAAACGCCCCTTGGTTTGTGTCTTAATTTCGTCCAGagttgatgtcgcgacacaccaggACCTGTGTCACGACAAATGAGTCAGTATACTCCCCTTGTggtatcttcaggggtatgtcgtgaCACCCTTAAGCTGTGACGCGACATCGAAGGTACTTTCATGATTTCTCCATTTTGTTCCTTATGTTGCGACATCGGACCTTCCATGTTGTGACGTAGTGACCAGTATTGATTTGGCATACCTTTTAATggtctcttacacacttataaagttcattagctcacccttaggcctcatttgacccctaaggtcaataaaagactcatttgccacattttattaacttaacggaaatttaagaaaacataattaaacttaattaaaatgcTTGTCTTTAAGCTCCTAAAGTGCGGATATTAGATTAATCTGCAACAtcgaattacgacagatcaataTTCTTATGACCTGAAAATTTTTTCATGGAAAAGACGAGACGAACTACAGGTTTTATCTTGGAATTCTcgagtttttagaaaattattaaacttttttcgattttttcaaatttcaatccaaccattttttttatctaacagttaaatttaatttttcaaattaacaaAACTTTTTTTAATGTAGTGGTTGTTGATGTGGCATGGAGGGAGGGGAAAGTGCATCCCATAGCAAATATAAGTCTAGTAGGACGCGCTTTTACCACATGTACAAAATTGACATATTTCCTTAAATTTAAAAATGCGAGATATTTTGAATGCGCTTTCATTATTtgtaaaaaatcaattaatttctttaaattaaaagaaaacatatctctcattttcaattaaaaacgatatttttacctaattttacctaaaaaattgagtgaaaatagtttatttatttatttatcttcttaTACTAAAGGCAAGAAAAAGAATAACCTGGTTGAGAGCTGAGggataaatatatgaaataaaatcaaaacaaaataagtaaaaaaaggaATGAAAGAGCATCTGGTAACAAACATGGCTTCTAAATGGACCCCACTCTTGTCCACTAATTCATTGCTAAAAAGCTTTGGTGGGCCAttccattttaatttctttttccaaTTTTGATTACATTATTCACAATGAATTtacactttattttaattttttagaaacaaaataacataataaaagaaaattacatCATACAAacatacctttttttttttgaggggTCGAAGATTGGAATCTGGACCAAACATTGATACTCTGGTCATCCGATTCACCATTTTGTTTTGCTTCTTTCTCTTGTTGATCTGTTTTCAGATCTGAATACCTTGGAAACTCTCATACTCATACTCAGCCTACAGTCTTTTTTAACATCATAGGTATTTTTATGGATATTGTGAGAAATGTTTGCCCatttattatttccttttaagGCCCTTTCATTGCTTCCTTCTAATACTACTCTTTCTTATTCAAAACCCTTAAAtctctcttcctcttcctctCGTTCTTATCTAACAAATACTAccctttctttgtttctttgtttcGTTTTGCTTTTGTTCCTTTTCACGACTCGCCAAGTCTCTCTGTACATAGAACAAACCAAAGAGCTCCATTAATGGCTGCAAATAAATTTGCAACCATGTTGCATAATAATACAAACAGGGTCACTCTTGTTCTTGCATATGCATTGCTGGAATGGGTTCTCATCCTTCTTCTCCTTCTCAATTCTCTCTTTTCTTATCTGATCATCAAATTTGCTGATTACTTCGGTCTTCAAAGGCCTTGCCTTTGGTGTACTAGGCTTGATCATATCTTTGACCCATCCAAGTACAACAATTCTTATAGGGATCTTGTTTGCGATGGTCATGCCAACGAGATTTCTAGACTGGGTTATTGTTCATCCCATCGGAAACTAGCCGAGTCTCGAGATATGTGTGAGGATTGCTTGTCCTCATCACGGTCGGATTGTTGTGACTTGTCAAAGAAGTTAGCTTTTTTCCCATGGATGAAGCAGGTCGGTTTGATTCAAGATGGTGGCGATAAAGTGATGGAAAATAGTGAAGTGAATTCCAAGTGTTCTTGTTGCGGTGTCATGTTGGAGAAAAACTTGAACTTTCCTTATCTCTTGATTAAGCCTTCTTGGGAGGTTTTGGATTATCCCCACAAAGGTAATTTAATTACTGAAGATGGAGGATTTGATAATGTTGAAGATGAAGGCAATGCTTCAGATGGAGCCAAATCAGATGTTTTGGCTGATTTTCAGGAAGATAAACAAAGGGTTGAAGAAAACAATAGAGTTGAGATCTTAGCTCATGGTGATGAGGATGAGGATGGGGGTGAGGGTGAGGGTGTTGGAGGAGAACTGGGAAAAGAGGagttttcatgttttatttctaGTTTTGATTGCAATCAAATGGCTACCAATGAAGATGATCTGATCTTAGAGAAAGATCTGGTATcaatggaagaagaaaaagaaggaaactTAAATGTGTTAATGGATGGCCCTGAGCTGACTCAAGTCGCTTGTAGCAAAGAGGAGTCTCCTGAAATTCAACCTAAGCATCTGGAGTTCTACATCGAAGGGGATGGTTGCCATTTGATTCCAATTGAATTGATGGCTTCTGTTGGCGTGGAAAGCCAAAGAATATACAATTTTAGAGAGGAAGATGAAGGTATTGCTGGTAATGGAGATGTTATTTTGGACTTTGATATGCATTGTGGAACACCATTGGAACTGGTAGTGGAGAATAGTTGCAGTTCAGGAGAGAAAGTGGCATTGATTTCACCCCATGAGAGTGGGGATGAAACCAGTGTTGCAGTGGTTGAATCAATTGAGTCTAAGGAGATGAAGGAGAGCTTTTCAACGCATGCAAGAGAGGAAGATGAGCAAGTTCCTTTGAATGAAGCTGATGAAGTTCAAGGAAATGCAGCAACAGGAGAAGGGGAAATGGGTGTAGATGTTAATCAAGGTACTTGTTTGATcctatttaatttgaattttaaccAAATTTCCATTGTTGAACTAtttgaagatgaacaaaatattcaatttctttttggCAGTTTCTGATGAgcaaaatgatgaaattgaagcAGACGTCTCAATAGGGACAGATATCCCTGATCATGAACCAATTGAAGATATTCAACTGCAACATTTGTTTGATGAATTCACACATGAAAATCTCTCCACCACTGCTCAATTGCATGTAGATGCTGATAATGGTAAGCCTTAATTTCGATTTTAGAATtgtcattttttttttttacttttttaatcttttgtttGATGTGTTTATCTTGGGTTGCTTTACTTTAGGCTCCAAGAATACTGAGGAAGAAACAATACAGTTTAAAACTATGACAGTTGAGACATGTGACCAAGCAATAAAAATCCATTTATCAGTACATTCAGAGTCTAATGAGATTGAGGATGATAAAGTTCTTGATACACCAACCTCTCTGGATGGTATCCACCAGTTGCACAAGAAGTTGCTATTGCTCGAAAAAAGAGAACCGGGAACGGAAGATTCATTGGATGGAAGTGTTTTTAGTGACATTGAGTGTGGTGATGGACTACTGACTGTTGAGAAGTTGAAATCAGCATTAAAAGCTGAAAGGAAGGCTTTAAATGATTTGTATACCGAACTCGAGGAAGAGAGGAGTGCTTCTGCTGTAGCAGCACACCAGACGATGGCAATGATAAATAGGCTTCAAGAAGAAAAGGCGGCAATGCAGATGGAAGCCTTGCAGTATCAGAGGATGATGGAAGAACAATCTGAGTATGACCAGGAAGCTTTGCAGCTTCTTAATGAGCTTATGGTCAAGAGGGAGAAAGAGAAGGTGGAGCTCGAGAAAGAGCTTGAGATATATCGCAGGAGGGTGCAGGACTATGAGACCAGAGAGAAAATGATAATGCTGAGAAGAAGGAAAGATGATGGCACTAGGAGTGCTACTTCCGGTACTTGCAGCAATGCTGAGGACAGTGACAGTCCATCAGTTGATTTGAATCAGGAACCAAAGGAAGAAGACAACTTTGGGAACCATCAAGAGGACAGCAGACAGAATACCCCTGCTGATGCAGTTCTCTATTTGGAGGAGTCGTTGGCTAGCTTTGAGGAAGAGAGGCTATCGATTCTAGAGCAGCTCAAAATATTGGAAGAGAAAATGGTTTCATTGAATGATGAGGAGTTACATTTTGAGGATGTAAAATCAATTGAATTATTGTATGAAGAGAATGGCAATGGCTTCTATGGAAGTTCTGATTTCACCTATGAAACAAATGGGGTTACCAATGGTCATTTCGAGGGAGCAAATGGGAAACATCATCAGGAGAAAAAGCTGATGGCTGCAAATGCAAAGAGACTTCTCCCACTTTTTGATGCTGCTGATGCAGAAATCGAGGATGGGATACTGAATGGACGTGGAAATGGATTTGATTCTGTTGTCTTGCAACAGAATTCACCCGCCAACTCCGAACTAGAGAGCAAAAAGCTGGCTATTGAGGAAGAAGTGGATCATGTTTATCAGAGACTACAAGCACTTGAGGCAGATAGGGAGTTCCTAAAGCATTGTATTAGCTCCTTGAGGAAAGGAGATAAAGGAATCTATCTTCTTCAAGAAATTTTACAACATCTTCGTGATTTACGGAGTGTGGATCTCCGAGTAAGGAATATCGGAGACACCGTTATATAGTTGCATACAGCATAATACATACACTTGGAAGGCTAATCGGTAAATCTTAAATCTGCTGCTCTTTGTATGCATATCATAGAGTTATGGTTTTCTTGTTACTTGTACCTTTTAACTGTAATGGTACttcattatttgattttatgCTTGATTATTGTAGAATACTCAATTGGAGTAGCTTAACCACTGCACATTTAGGACTAGAAAACAGAAATACCAACTTCGGTGCCAGTCAACGATACAGATGCCAATACAATTCCACATTTCCAACAATCTTCAACAGGAATGCCCTTAAAAGGACAGGGAAGCTCCTGCTGTGGTCTGTTTAATGAACTTGGTTCTCAGTGTCCCAAGTAATCCCAACATTTTTGTGGGGTTTCAGCTCTTCATCACCTTTTTGAGCAAAAGGAAGATGGTGAGTGTATGTGTGTGTGAAAGCTTAGTGAGGTGAAAGCCGAGCTGTCATTTTGCATGTTGTGAGAAAAAGGGTATGGCCTGAAGAGCTGGAGTGATCCAACAAAGATTCCTCTGCCAGATGCATAACATTAGTTTATTCAGACAATTAGAACTAGGaagcccttttttttttgtcataatcAATGGAAAGAAAGGGTAAATAACCCTATTTTCCTTCTGGTCTTTTGCATCATATTATCACCTGGTTTGGGTCTACTTTTTATTTAGGAGGGCAAAGTTGAGTTACATGTATACTACATGCATCCATCTGTAAGTATATAAAGTGAGTGTTTTGTATTGTTGTTTATACTGTTTTAAGAGCTGTGCTTTACTTTGTTGTATATACACGTTCTTTGCTCTAAAGtcttttaaaaaagtataaaataagaGTGAAGTCAATTATATTCAGAATAAGAAGCAAAGATTGCTTTTTCACAATTTGGTTTTGCTTTTAAGCATAAAAAAACACCGAACAGCCCAACAACAGTTTTTCAATAAAATAGTCTATTGCAGTTAGTGAAATAAACACAACCCTGTTGGGGTCTTACAGCTAAAACTATAATTTTCCATTAAGCTTAAAGGGTAATGTGTTGGCAATCATTCAGTCTTTCTCAATCCACTTGTGACCAAGTTGCTCTTGTTTGATTACATGATTGAGGTTTCACGATTTtgtacacacacacaaaaaaaaatcatcaattaaaGATGATGCCAACAATTATATATATCCAATTAAATTGTAGTACACTATGGATATGAGATTCATAGTTTGAGTAGCATGACAGTCAAAGCTGTCATAGAACAATTTTGGTGTCAACTTTGAGGAAGTTTATATCATCAATGATATCAAATTATATAGATAGTTTATATATAAGCAGCACTTTTGTTCACGTGTTAATTAATGAAGGCAGCCTTtgtacaaaaaaataatatttccttcaaaattttttgCTGGTTAAATAAAGCAAGTGTATTATCTAATCATTGAACCAGCATGGTTTAACTACTTTCGGTGCAGTTTAAAAGCATACTTATGAGGAGGAGGATGGTTAAGGTTAGGTAGCTTTCATTTTATTAATGGAGTGGAGTGGTGATGTAAAGATGGGCTAAAGTTGATGTACCAAAAGTTCAATATATTGGAGCAAACTGGGATTTTGGGATTAATGAATTGATTCTTGATGATCATTGGAGTCTGTAGTTGAGCAAGCTTTTTACGTATTTATATCCATTTAGTCTAAGATTTCAAAGTCATCAAACTCAATGGAATTAAGTGATTTACTTTAAATATTCAACAAAACGTAAGCATATGTAGAATTTTATGCCCTATCCTTGAAATTTTCATAGGATGGTACAGCTTTTGGGGCCTAATATTTTACTTGAAATTCCACCCACACCCAAGATTTTGAGGTCCAGGCAATAGATAAAAAGGCTTAACATACTGCTCTtgaacttctttttcttttttttttttttcaatttgagaTTAAATCATATTAGTATTTAACATTGATACCTATAATAATGTCGTTAGTTTTTAAATAAGAAAGCAACAAATGGATGAATAAGGAGAACACATGGATTACTCTTTAattattaacaaatttaagaaatttaaataatatttaaaacaaatttttaacaaatctaatataaataaattataaacatTCAAAAATGAATATATAATTAGGAATATAAAAATgtagtttttagaaaattaaaaaatatatcaaaattaaaaataaaaaaaacaaaaattgatcgTCAACGATTGGTCTGGACTGGGCGACTTACTTAGACCAATCAATGGGCTCGGTTGGGCTTTTGGGGTTGAATGAGCTTGGACTTGGAAATATTTTACAACCGGGCTTCAAACCTACCTAACACATGTAACACTTCTAGCGCTGTTAAGAGaacttttgatatatatatatatataatttactcacatttcaactatttttattttattttaaaatttttttgttggaTTTTTATAACCCCTTATTCGGTTACGCTACcaaaagtttcaaaaataaaTGGTCTTAGTTATAGGTACCAACTTGTATAATGATTGTCAATCTTAAGTAtcaatatgataaataaataaaaaaaattaaagtgtcAATTTGAGAAAAGTTGTTAAATTTAAAGGCCAGTTTGTATATTAAGCCTAGATGAAAGTACCTAACCCATGTACACgtttgttttttataaatatgtctaaatttatggttttaattaGATCTTAAAGTTTTGACTCGAagcaaaaaatttaatttgattttgaatttaaactCGAGTCAACctaatttggctataaaagccaacaATGTAAACTCATAACCCAAACTTAAATTGTCCCAAACTCAAAACTAACCCAAACATGAAACAGATTGAATGACTCAAATTCGAAATGATTCATGTATGATGTTACAAAAATCTTAAAATACTCTGAATTTGAAATATCTGAATGACTTGAACCCATAACAATCCAAATTTGAAGcaatttaaacccaaaatgacctaaattcaaagttaatccaaactaaaataatttgaaaattttagaaattaaattaacttaatCCAGATTCACCCTACTCACccaattgatttaattttaataatctaaaaatgatatt
Protein-coding sequences here:
- the LOC107886433 gene encoding myosin-binding protein 2: MAANKFATMLHNNTNRVTLVLAYALLEWVLILLLLLNSLFSYLIIKFADYFGLQRPCLWCTRLDHIFDPSKYNNSYRDLVCDGHANEISRLGYCSSHRKLAESRDMCEDCLSSSRSDCCDLSKKLAFFPWMKQVGLIQDGGDKVMENSEVNSKCSCCGVMLEKNLNFPYLLIKPSWEVLDYPHKGNLITEDGGFDNVEDEGNASDGAKSDVLADFQEDKQRVEENNRVEILAHGDEDEDGGEGEGVGGELGKEEFSCFISSFDCNQMATNEDDLILEKDLVSMEEEKEGNLNVLMDGPELTQVACSKEESPEIQPKHLEFYIEGDGCHLIPIELMASVGVESQRIYNFREEDEGIAGNGDVILDFDMHCGTPLELVVENSCSSGEKVALISPHESGDETSVAVVESIESKEMKESFSTHAREEDEQVPLNEADEVQGNAATGEGEMGVDVNQVSDEQNDEIEADVSIGTDIPDHEPIEDIQLQHLFDEFTHENLSTTAQLHVDADNGSKNTEEETIQFKTMTVETCDQAIKIHLSVHSESNEIEDDKVLDTPTSLDGIHQLHKKLLLLEKREPGTEDSLDGSVFSDIECGDGLLTVEKLKSALKAERKALNDLYTELEEERSASAVAAHQTMAMINRLQEEKAAMQMEALQYQRMMEEQSEYDQEALQLLNELMVKREKEKVELEKELEIYRRRVQDYETREKMIMLRRRKDDGTRSATSGTCSNAEDSDSPSVDLNQEPKEEDNFGNHQEDSRQNTPADAVLYLEESLASFEEERLSILEQLKILEEKMVSLNDEELHFEDVKSIELLYEENGNGFYGSSDFTYETNGVTNGHFEGANGKHHQEKKLMAANAKRLLPLFDAADAEIEDGILNGRGNGFDSVVLQQNSPANSELESKKLAIEEEVDHVYQRLQALEADREFLKHCISSLRKGDKGIYLLQEILQHLRDLRSVDLRVRNIGDTVI